The DNA segment acaacacaacTTCTGTAAGTTGTGTTTTGTGTTATAAAAAAATCTCAGAGGACTAGAGAGGATTTGGAATAAAGCCAAAGTATTTGGAAGAAAATGCTTTGAGGAGAGAGGAGCTTCCCTGGAAGACTAGAAACACCTCCCTCCACTGGTGGGAAGAAGGATGGATGAAAAGTGAGAGGGCAAAGGCCTGGGTAGGGTAGGTCCTTTCCTACTTCTCTACCTCTGTGTCTCAGGGAGACAGCAAGCTGGGGAGAAGAATGACTGTATGTTATAAGCCTACAGAACTTCCCAGACCCTGGAGTGGCCCCAAAATAGCAGGGAGATGCTGGGCACAAATGGGCCATGCAAACAGGAAGGAGGCACAGGTGCATCAGTATCGGTAAAGGAAGGCCAGAAGGAACtgtggacatctgggttggtgcCTCCTCAAACAGCTGACATGAGGAACAAATGGATTTCCCAATACCTTGGCCCAACCTAACCACCTTCCCCTCCACCAAACCTTCATCCCACCCCAAATGTAAACATATCTTTAAAGGTAGAGAAATACCAAAGTGATGAAATTCATTGCTGACACCTTCCAACATATAAATTAGGTATATtcataaaagaataaagatgtATTTCTTGCATACTTGAGTTTGTACACTGAGGGCTGGGCATCCAGTTTGAGCTTCTggggaagacaatgtggcacagCAGAGAGACCACTAACCTCAGAGTGAAAGAAGCAAAGCTCTGTCACTTAGcaatgtaaactaaaaataaatcccAAGGCCCCCACTGACTAAATGGACCCCCATGTGGCCAAGAGGAccccagaaaaaaatttaaagacttaGTTCCCAGCTATGATGAGAGGTCAGACATGCCTAATTATACTCCCCTTCTCTTTTATGGTTTAGACACAACAACTGAGCAGCATTAATGTTCCAATAGAGATCACATGACTCACAGAACAGattctttgtggcaataagataccgaattataaacaggacctaagGCCATGCCAGGTGAGGGGAAGTCATGTACTCCTACACCTAAGGAAGAAACTATGCTCTAACTGCcacaaggattttctttttctccagcagCTAAACAAGTACTGGCCTCAAGATAAGCAATATTTAAACAATTGCAAATCATCCTGCTCATAGACTCTGCCCAACTGAACCCCGTTCCACCAGCCATAACTACAGCTTTCATTGGATGAGAGACTAATTTTAGTAACTTTTTCCTGATAAGACCACCAACCATGGACTGGTTCTGACtagtttacagagattgtgtacTTGTGAGCTTTTGTGTCCTGAAATGAGCTTTTGATGTGTAGGGCCTAACTGtaatacattgaaatgttaagTCTCCatcccaaagtgaacatgggtcATGTGTTACATGTATTTTTGTTCAATACGCATGTGTCAGGACCACcctcatgaatattcatagctcctcctgtaacctgttgaatatgtatatttagtCAACCTGTTCAGCATAAAGCTCCATCCCAACCCCTCTGCCTTCAAAATGCTTGTCTCTGGGCTTCTGCTGAAGGCTGAGCTTCCCAGCCTGTGAGATAGCCACCTTGAAGGCTATaaccctttataagaaataaagtctccTCTTTCTTTgtctaaatttataaattgtgtttttaagTTAACAGTACTATGTAACTTTGGACAAGCCATGTAACTGCTCTGGGTCTCAGGGTTTCCATCCATAAAGTGGGTGATAAAACTTCTGACCATTCCTAGTCCTGTTGTGAGGAATGGGATGCTGCATGTGGATGTCACAAAATACAGTAGGACTCAACAAGGCAGTCTACACAGTATCAAATGCTAAGCATgatcagaagaaaaatatagataataattCCAACATGTAGAAACTTGTAGCAAAGACTGGCTAGATACTtgtcaatttcattttcttttcctggcaTACAAAAAGACCTTTCCCAGGCTTCCCTTGCAGTTAGGATGGGGCCATATGATTGGGTTCTGGCTAACGGGATTTGGCAGAGGTGACAGCAGTGCTTGCAGACCTACCACAGATCCTGCAGTGTGGTCTTATACatactctctcctccctctctggcAACTGTTGAGGCCAAATGCTGAAGATGATGGCATTTTAAGATGAAAGGAGCCTGAACCTCCAAGTCACCACTTAGAGATGTTGTGCCGAGGACAGTCCCTGCACTGGCTTCTGATGCATAATATAAACTTCTATTTGAGGGTTTAATGCAGCCTATGTAGCCTATCCTAACACTGTgctataataagaaaaatagaatatgttATTatgacagaatatatatattcatgtatgtatccatataaatacatatgagaTGTCTTGAGGCATAAAGAAGTGGCTCAGTCAATACCTTTCCTTCCATATTATGAAGAATGTAAAAGTTCAATTTGTGCTGTTCTTGGGGAAAGATGTCACAGGCACAGATTGTGATGACATTCAAGTCTGTGTCTGGTTTGCTCAGTGGAAGCACAGTTACCTAGAAAGCTGGGGAAATCTTCCGCTTGGAGTTGACAGACACCCAGGCCCTCGGCTCTACTTCATCACAGCTGCTGAGGTTTTACTTTGCATGATCTGCTGCACCAGTTTCAGCTGGGAGACCGCCCTCTTCTTCCTTATGTTAAACTCTCCATGGACATTCAGTATTCTAACAGGAAGAACCCAGGAGATGCTCTTGGATCCAGGCAATAAGAGAAACCTGTTCTGTAGGGAAcacatctgttaaaaaaaaatctcaaagcagTAGGTTTGGCATATTTGATTATTCCTATGTCTATTCCCTAAACAGTTCAAATATGCACACATTTTCTGCCTAATTTCTTCTAAAGCCATCAGAACAGTTGATGCCATTGACCGTACTCAGAGACTGAAACCTCAGTGCAGCCCTGGAGGCTGCCCAAGTGCAGATAGCAGGACAGTGGTGTTTTCCTCAAAAACTACACTCTCTTTGTCCAAGGCTGGCAAAACAGTCTAGTTATTTGAGCTCTTGGGCTTCAAATTACCTGTGCTGCATGCTTTGTCACCACCCCTCTCTGGATAAGGCTTTATTCTAATTCCTTTAAACCAGTAGGAAGGATCCCTAGGGAGGGCTGTGTACCTCGTTCCTCAATTTAACAAAGACTACCCTCCTTTGGACCAGTGGCTGGCTGCAATCCATGGCAGAGAATCCTGCCCAGTGGGCTTGCAAACTCTGGCCATTGATTATACAGGGCAAATGAGGAGTCATGAATACAACGGGAGATCTGGACTGGTGAGGTGACTCACGCCTagaattccaacactttgggaggctgaggtaggaggactgcttgagcccaggagttctagaccagcctgggcaacatagggggaCCCTTCTATGTCCCAGGGAGGACACTTGGAAATATTTGGCCGCCAGCTTTAATGACCACTATACCTACTTTTCCTTTCCTGCCtccatctgtttgtttgtttgtttgtttgttttgagacagagtcttgctctgttgcccaggctggagtgcagtggcatgatctcggctcactgaaacatatgcctcccaggttcaagtgattcttctgcctcagcctccccagtagctgggattacaggggcgcgctaccatgcccagctaatttttgtattttgggagagacaagttttcaccatgttgggcaggctggtctcaaactcctgacctcaagtgatctgcccacctcagcctcccaaagtgctggaattacaggcgtgagccactgtgcctggcctccatctGGGTTTATAGTCTCTTTCTGGTGACATTCAGCTCTAGCACCTGATCCTAGCACATTTATTGTCAATGGACTTTCATGCCAAGACTTTCATGCCAAGAGCAGCATTGGTAGTAAGTTGGACACTGGACGCCAAAGACAGAATCAGCCTCTTCATCAGTgatatccattcatttattgattaaTTAACAGATTAATTTATTAGACAAATGCTGACTGAAACTCTGTTATACTGGAGATGTGCTATGCGATATGATATGACCTTCAGTACAAAATATATAAGCCCAGGAAGGAGTGAGCTGATAATATTAAGCTTTTACTATGCCATTTATAGATCTCATTTCCTCTATTAAATTATTCTCTAGGCAACTTGATATTTTCTCTCCTGCATCTTCTCAATACTCACTAAAGACTGAATTTATTGGCTTAAAGTAAGAAACATGAAGCTATCAAAACTAA comes from the Pan troglodytes isolate AG18354 chromosome 13, NHGRI_mPanTro3-v2.0_pri, whole genome shotgun sequence genome and includes:
- the LOC100613167 gene encoding putative uncharacterized protein FLJ44553, which gives rise to MLEGVSNEFHHFGISLPLKICLHLGWDEGLVEGKVVRLGQGIGKSICSSCQLFEEAPTQMSTVPSGLPLPILMHLCLLPVCMAHLCPASPCYFGATPGSGKFCRLITYSHSSPQLAVSLRHRGREVGKDLPYPGLCPLTFHPSFFPPVEGGVSSLPGKLLSPQSIFFQILWLYSKSSLVL